One window from the genome of Dermacentor silvarum isolate Dsil-2018 chromosome 5, BIME_Dsil_1.4, whole genome shotgun sequence encodes:
- the LOC125945544 gene encoding histidine-rich glycoprotein-like — translation MNLPVAILLAALVGVVVSQDPGPETRGYPDHHHRHHGSPPHHRKGEWGPPSHYPYQDRPHYGSSGEQGSSFQHRFRYGGHNSGWTNEHGKQNRHGK, via the exons ATGAACCTGCCTGTCGCCATCTTGCTCGCTGCTTTGGTCGGCGTCGTCGTCT CCCAGGATCCCGGCCCAGAAACGCGAG GCTACCCTGATCATCACCATCGGCATCACGGCTCTCCTCCCCATCACCGGAAGGGTGAATGGG GTCCGCCTTCTCACTACCCATACCAGGATCGTCCTCACTATGGGTCGAGCGGGGAACAGG GGTCATCATTCCAACACCGCTTTCGCTATGGCGGCCATAATTCCGGCTGGACAAACGAACATG GGAAGCAAAACCGTCACGGAAAGTAG